Proteins from a genomic interval of Niabella soli DSM 19437:
- a CDS encoding DNA-3-methyladenine glycosylase family protein has product MHYKKHLSKDKVLKQLIRRHGDYTLELQENILLKICTSILGQQLSTKVAAVLKGRFLQLFKGKKPTARKILAIPHETLRSIGLSNAKAQYIKNVCRFFIDNKLTDKKIHEMENDAFIALITQIKGVGKWTAEMLLMFSLGREDVFSIGDLGLQKAVSQLYNIPFTNKKEYEAKIIAVAENWKPYRTYACLYLWRSLDAVPE; this is encoded by the coding sequence ATGCACTATAAAAAGCATTTATCAAAAGACAAAGTATTAAAACAACTGATCCGCCGGCACGGCGATTATACGCTTGAGTTGCAGGAGAACATCCTGCTGAAAATATGTACTTCCATCCTGGGCCAGCAGTTAAGCACCAAAGTGGCCGCTGTATTGAAAGGACGTTTTTTGCAATTGTTTAAAGGGAAAAAGCCTACCGCCCGGAAAATCCTGGCCATCCCGCATGAAACGCTGCGCAGCATCGGGCTCTCCAACGCAAAGGCGCAATACATCAAAAATGTATGCCGTTTTTTTATCGATAATAAACTCACCGACAAAAAGATCCACGAAATGGAAAATGACGCCTTTATCGCCCTGATCACGCAAATAAAAGGAGTAGGCAAATGGACCGCTGAAATGCTGCTGATGTTTTCATTGGGGCGTGAAGATGTTTTTTCGATCGGGGACCTGGGCCTTCAAAAAGCCGTGAGCCAGCTATACAATATCCCTTTTACAAACAAAAAAGAATATGAGGCAAAAATAATCGCCGTGGCCGAAAACTGGAAGCCGTACCGTACCTATGCTTGCTTGTACTTATGGCGTTCACTTGATGCAGTACCGGAATAG